Within Topomyia yanbarensis strain Yona2022 chromosome 2, ASM3024719v1, whole genome shotgun sequence, the genomic segment CGATTGAAAGTGATTCAGCTCCCTCTGCCAATGAATTACTTGGTTCGCCTACTCTCTGTTTTTAACTGTAATTCGTTGAACGCTCAATTTTTGCCGAACCAAATCGCCAAATGTTGCAGTATTCCTATTGGAAACACCTTATTTCAGCACAGTTCCAAATTGACACGCATCTACGCACTTGTGTAACAACCTCACGAGAAAGGGAAAGCACACGATAAAACAAAAATGACGCTGTAGATAATGAACCTATTCAGCGAGGTGCCACCGCCATTTTCCGACCTTTGATTCAAATTACCAACCACTGACTGGATCTTAAACACAcgcgttttttttcttctctaaATTTTTTCGACTGCGACGCAGCGCGTCCGAAATTCTGATCGTTTCGGATGCTGGAACAACACTAAGCTACTAAATACTTGCGTAGAAAAACTTACACTGTCTTGGCACGCCCAGATATCAGATCCGAATTTGCTTGCATCGCACGGTGGGAAAAGATGCGAGTGAAACATAAAGACGCTGACGGTCCCCTCCAAACCCCCGTACAGACTGAACACTTTAGTGCCGAGCGACCTGTGTTCCCGTCACCTCTATACCGAGCTACAGTGCATACGTACGTACTATAAAGTCGAAACCGGACTGGCCGTAGTCGACGCGTACAAAGTATTGGCAGCAGACCGCATAACTGTCCGCTCCACACAACCATCATAAGGCCAAACGGCCGAGCGGCTCTGTGTGTATGTAGGCCCCTTTACCCGTATTAACTTCCCTTGCTGACGACGCCGACGGTGGTGTGTGGTGAGGTGTGTCACCTGTACGGCTGTAGTTGTAGCTTACCTAGTAGTTTTCTGTGGCACGCGATTGATGTCTTTTCTTTTTGAATGAACGCATACCTGTGCGAATGCGGGGGTCCGCAGTCCACACCTTTACAAGCAGCCTTTCCGTGAAGTTATTCATTAGGCTAAACTTATCATTCAATTAGGCTGCCAACCCTGCGGATTTGAAACAATGGTCGTAGTGGTGATGGCTACTTGGATTTTGACAGATTGCGTCTATCGCAATTAGACCGAGTTCATTACGATGAATTTCCAGACAGACCAGTAATGTTTTATTAATTGATTGTCCGGAGATGACCTGTTGCTCATTAAACGAACgaaatggcattttttgcaCAGCAAATTTAGAGACTGTCATCTTCCTAATCTCAGCTAACAAACGTTACTTTTTCTGAGATCTCAAATGTTCACATCTCGACAAACGTTGCAAACAAACTAAAATTTAGTAGAAAAATTTCTGTTCTATTTATAttaagaaaaacttttattttcgtAAAAATCTTCATTCTTTTAATAATATTCGTTTCTGAGTAAATGCACTCCTATCTTAGACATGCGGTCCGCTGTTCGCGGGTTGGACGGAATGTGAAGCCTTCTCGTAGAATCCTAGCCTATTAAATTAGTCCGAGCGATAATTGATACCGTCTTGCAAGAGATTACGAATGCGCTAAGTCTAgtggttaaaaaaaattggactCCATAACTGCTTACTATACAAGCCTAGCCTAAAGCGTTCAGATATCCGTGTGTCCTCCACGGTACTTTCGTTCATCCATGGTGTAGGCAGCCATTTCCGAATTCGCAATGTTGTTCAACCGCCGATAGGTCGCCCTCCGTGCTTCCACGATGAACAGAATTCCTGCCGGGAAAAGGGCAAACACTCCCACCACTCCAACGGCGAATGCCCATCCCATGTCGTTGTGTTCCCAGTTTGGCATCCAGTCCCGACTGTCACCATAGCACCCGAACGTAACAACCGCAATAAATCCGCAGATGGCGCCAACCACCATCGTCGTCCCGTTGGTCAGCAGCAGCATAATGTACCGATCATTATCCCTCGAGCAGCCCAGAAACAGTAGGGTCATTACGACTCCCATCAGCAACAGGGTAAAGCAGAGCGTGAAAAAGAACTGCACCGCAATGAAGAACCCAGGTAGTATGTAATCATGCAATATGTAGTACTCTTCCTCGAATATCCACATACAGCCAGTGAAGCGTGTATTGTAGAACCGATGGATGTCCTGGAAATCGTTCAAGCATAGCTCCCACAGtcctaaaacaaaataaaagctTGTTTACGTTTCCTAATCCCATCGATAACCAACACCAGTAACTAACGAATTCATCAATGGCGACACACCCTGCCATTGGGAACCCCGAATTAGCACACCTGCCCGCAGATTAATCCGGTCGTACTTACCGAGATTGGTGAATTTCGGATGGGACAGCTTTCCATCGGTCTGGAGCCAGTAGGGGGAACAGAATGCGATCACGATCAACAGGAACGCAAACGCCGTAAATCCGACGGCAAATTTTCCCGTCTTGGTACTCGCTCCCATCTTGATGCAATTGATGACAAAactgaacaaactcaatgacaGCAGCGAGGGTCAGTGAAGCAATGAATTCGATGAATGAACTGGTCCGGATTTAGTTTGTGCATGTTGGTAGCCCTGGCTTTTTGTTTTGCAACGCAAATATGATACAGAAATCATTCCGTGTTTTGGCTGGGTGACCGGCTTTTGAACTGTGTCGAAAGAGCAAACGTTAAATATTCGTAAAAGAAACTAAAATCATTTCCTGTTCTACCGAGACGAGCCTTTCGGTGTCGGTAATGGCGAATCAAAAGCAGGAGCAATCTTCTATAGTGAAGTTGTATCTTATTCTGTACAACAGTGTCCAATTTTTAGGGTAGGTAAAATCATTTGTTTATCAACCGTTCGTATATTCAATCAGTTTCGAAAAGTAGATGGTTCTACATTTACGTACAATTTGTGATGCACTATTTGGTGGATGGCCAGACAACGGATACCCTCTGGAGTCGCGTCGGAACAGCGACGTACTATTTTCAACTGCTTACTATTTTTGAGGTACATAAATTAGCATAGTAATCAAAGGTAACAATTATATAACTTCTCCCATCCCCACCAGGTCTTCCACGCAATTTTCCGCCTAGTTCCCAGCAATGCTCTAATCACGCTGCTACAGGTTGCCGGTCGCTGTTTGGTCGTTGTCGGTGCTATCGATGCAACACCTACCGGGAAACTATCGCCCGGTTTACCGATCGCTTTGTTCTGCTGGAGTCTCACGGAAACTATTCGCTACAGTTACTATGTGCTGCATCTCGCTCTGCCAAAAGTTCCACCCTTCATGAGCTGGCTGCGCTATACCATCTTTATTCCACTGTACCCGGCGGGATTTTTCGGTGAACTGTTGTGTTTTTACTGGGCTCAGAGTTACATCCGCGAAACGGACATGTGGGGCGTGTCGATGCCGAATCGGTACAACTTTAGCTTTTCGTTCTATTATTTCGTGTGGATGATGGCCATTGGATATCTGCCGATGTTCCCGCAAATGTATCTGCACATGTTTTCCCAGCGCAGCAAGGTCCTGGGCGGTCGGGAGAGTCAGAAGGCTAAGTAAATTTGCCAGAGTCTGGAATTGTTTACAGTGTTTATTCAGGTAAACACTCAAATTGTTTTCAATTAAGTTAATAAATCTTAACatgaaaatgttttaaaataaaaaacatgtatttttcCTTCCGCCAATTTCTATATACTAATTCTGTGACATGCACTATTGATTATGTTACAATGTACGCTATAATGAATTGGACTTCGTTAGCATGACAAACATGCTtataatgttttgaaaatttcagAGATAATTGATCAAAATCGAGTAAATTCCATTATTAACTCTATTGACATATGAGAACCTAAGAACGGACTAAGTGCAATGAAATGTGAAGTGGTTGTTgatgaaaacaaattttaagaCGATTCAACACTGAACACTGCCATCTTCCAATAAAAGCAAAGTACGGTGTGAAAAAGtggaattttataaatttggcCTTTCCGTTAAAAGTTGATAGGAATTTTTCACCCATAATCTATGCATTTGTAGACCGCAGGTTGAAGTATTTTTTGCTCGTTGTTGGTAtcataaaattgaattattcgTTAAATTGGGCTTCAAAGAAAGAGCATAGAAAAAATACAATGATCATATTAATATATTCAGCGTGATAACTTTTGTTTCTTAATTTTGTGTCTAGCTTTCAACCATTTTGAAATGCTGTCCACTATTTGTGTGTATTCAATTGAAATTTTCTCCCATTCTTCTAAAAAATTCTGatacaatacactgaagaaggctgcaagtcgtagccgaaataagtatctgtaacagaaaagtgcaattttgcatTCATAGTGGTATTAAAACGAAAGACAACggtaaaagtgtttaatataacattccactaagtcgctcaaaacagtgcttttgttaaagtggtaaaaaaattcgttgtaaatCAAATTTGTAAATTTCGCTCCTTTTCATCCAAATACTTCCAAAACTTTTTAATTAGCCTATGAACAGGGTCATTTCATTGGAttaccgataacttttaaacaacacgcagaaaaaaatgttgtaaagCCAAACAATTATGATTTTACATCAAACAAATTTTGATGTTGTATATAGGCTAACCATTTATTGGATTAATTTCAAGAAGTATAACTATCAGTTCAATCTCTCAGGTTTCTTTGGAACAACCTTCATCTTTTATTGAAGCAAAAAAGTTTTGGATATATTAAACTATCTACCATTGGATTGAACTTCAATTTCTATaattacaacaaacaatgcCAATAATATCAAATAGTCAgaattattgtttcaataaaaattttcgTTGAAACAACTTTTTCGTATGATCAGTTCAACCGAAACcgtttattgtttcaataaaagaTTGACATTGTTTCAACTGAAACAAAGTTTAGAATAAAAAATAGATTTGTTGAGCTAATAAAATTTTGCGTTTGGCATAATAATCCAATTTATTAAATAAACATTTATTTGCGAcataaatacaattttatttgaaattgcgGTCGCCAATCTAGGGTATTTTCAGCACAGACTTTGATGTTCTCTCCAACGTTTCGACTATATTAATCTAGATAAAAAAGGCAAAACGCTGAAGAGAACACCGAAACGTGTTCTGCAAATATCAATAGACTGGTCGcccaatttcaaataaaatcatAACCTAGACAATTTCAACATACATTTATGGTTTTTATGCCGCTAAGAACATATGATCACCATGGCCTGAGAAAAAGAATTAGATTTTTTTGCTGCTGATGGATTTTGACCACTTTCAATTACCCTCCGAACACAGATATGATAAATCTTTTTTGCGGCTTGAATGTTTCATATTCCATATTTCATCCTGTCAGAACACGACGCactaaatttttctccacttgtGGCCCAACGCTGTAATCTGCTTTTTTTTGGGTTCACGTTGTAACATCGGCTCCGGTCCGGTCAACAGATATAGAAATGCGAGTTAAGGGCGATAATATCCATCCAACCAATTTGGGAATATGTGTCTAAATATCCGCGGTCCAGCTATCTCTTAATTGTTGTAAGTTTGGCAACTTGAAAAGCCAAAGCTGTAACTAAAGGTATGAACTGAAAGAAACATCCAGTTAGCATAGAAGAACCAGGGGTTTTGCACAACGCTAACTTACCAAAATTCGTCCCGAAAGCTGGACATAATTCTACCAAATTAACCCGGGTGAAAAAATCGCTTTCCTTGAGTTGACATTTTTAAACACACAGTCAAATGTAACGATCTAAAGCAGATTGAAGCAAATTGATTTTTCCCAGTGTTGGAAAATACATGCCGGCATGTAGAAGGTTTCCTTTCGCTACTCGTTATCGAATCGCCGTTCACTGGAAAAGTTGTGTGGGTATTGCTCACTCTAAAGTTGTCAAAACAAAGTAGAAAACGATATCGAAATGAAAAGTTGAAACGATTACATCAACAATCTTATCATTAGATTTAACAAGAAAATTTGTTGAAGTTTTAACCAATATATTTGGATTCTTTTAACAAAAAGTTTTGTTTAGCATGAATATTTTTCTGGTTTACTGCAATCATTATTAGTAGGTTGTTTAGTTACAATGGTTTTTGTTGAAATAAACTTCACAAAAAATTTTGCGTGAATTATGAATGTACCATAAGCGTCTTTTGTACGccttcccaagtaacaattgaagttttatagcacgctacaagtgcaatctaaattttatcagtggctataaaactaccataaaacctcaattgttactagaaTTATGCTTTAGGTCCCATGATGGAAATTTTAGTATCAACAATTTCCAATAAAATGCACCATTTTACTGAAACTTTGTTttagaacttttttttaagatattcaaattgaaataactATTCTGATCAATCATTTAATCGAAGAGGACTAAATTTCTAGCTCTTCCGCTGGGTATAGAATATATCATACCATAAATCCACCATCCCTGGGCGTAGGTAGCTACGCTAGGGGAAGATAGGTAAAACGCACTCCCTAAGGAAATATGTTCATTACTCAGCTATAGAACAGTAATTGAGAGAATTTAATTGATAATACCGTTTAGCCTACAATATCTCTTTGAAAAATAAACAGGGCAGAAAGCACCTGTGCGGGTCAAAATGCACCATAACAACAGGGAATAATGCACTACAATAATGGGAAAGAATGCACCGCAAtaacggggcagaatgctcggtgaacaagcaagtagttatGTTTTCTGTCGGGATATCACAAAAGTgagccattaaatagccttaggcaattattaggtttttagaacgatttttctgtttaCGATAAAAAAACAGCAAGATCAAACCCGAATATTTGGTAACCATTCCTGTAAGATAACCGCAATTGTATTTGGACCTTAAAAAACCATTCCCTGAAGTTTCCTCTTATCATTAGCGAAACGATAAACCAACGCTACCAGCAATCATATTGACTATTCCACTTATGGTCAGCGCCACTTGTACCATTTGCCGAATAGGTCGTTAAGTAACGTTACCATTCAAAAATGccaatttcctcaaacaaatttTAGGGGATATTATAAGGGGAATGGTGATCTTATAATCCATTTTTGCGGTACAACATTGTTATTGGATATAACAAGGTACATTAAACATTCTACCATAAACATTTCTTCACCATGCTGTGCGATTAGTATAATCTTACACTACACACAattcatttaatgttttttacaATATGACAAATCGTGACGCAAAACAAACATGGTACCATACCACAAATCGTTTCGATCATTTGGTGTATTGTAACCACAGATAACCATTTCTCGAATAGTACAGTTATAGTTTTCGAGTGACACTATGCGATGGGCAAAATGTGATGAGTGTGTATAATAAACTACTTTATCGACACTATCAAATGCGGCTGATGTAAAAAGAACtgtataaatgttttttttctgattcaCCCAAGAGCCTCTCCCCCTTCCCCCTCAACAGttcgaataactttttttatt encodes:
- the LOC131684855 gene encoding uncharacterized protein LOC131684855, which codes for MGASTKTGKFAVGFTAFAFLLIVIAFCSPYWLQTDGKLSHPKFTNLGLWELCLNDFQDIHRFYNTRFTGCMWIFEEEYYILHDYILPGFFIAVQFFFTLCFTLLLMGVVMTLLFLGCSRDNDRYIMLLLTNGTTMVVGAICGFIAVVTFGCYGDSRDWMPNWEHNDMGWAFAVGVVGVFALFPAGILFIVEARRATYRRLNNIANSEMAAYTMDERKYRGGHTDI
- the LOC131684854 gene encoding very-long-chain (3R)-3-hydroxyacyl-CoA dehydratase hpo-8-like — encoded protein: MANQKQEQSSIVKLYLILYNSVQFLGWFYIYVQFVMHYLVDGQTTDTLWSRVGTATYYFQLLTIFEVFHAIFRLVPSNALITLLQVAGRCLVVVGAIDATPTGKLSPGLPIALFCWSLTETIRYSYYVLHLALPKVPPFMSWLRYTIFIPLYPAGFFGELLCFYWAQSYIRETDMWGVSMPNRYNFSFSFYYFVWMMAIGYLPMFPQMYLHMFSQRSKVLGGRESQKAK